A window of Mucilaginibacter sp. PAMC 26640 contains these coding sequences:
- a CDS encoding GDP-mannose 4,6-dehydratase (catalyzes the formation of GDP-4-dehydro-6-deoxy-D-mannose from GDP mannose) produces MKKALITGITGQDGAYLAEFLLKKGYEVHGVKRRSSLFNTDRIDHLYHDPHKQGVNFHLHYGDLSDSTNLIRIIQETQPDEIYNLGAQSHVKVSFEMPEYTANADGVGVLRILEAIRLLGLSQKTRLYQASTSELYGLVQAVPQSETTPFYPRSPYAVAKLYGYWIIVNYREAYGIYACNGILFNHESPVRGETFVTRKITRAVTRIALGMQKVLYLGNLSAERDWGHAKDYVAAMWLMLQQEQAEDYVIATGVTTPVREFVRMAFGDLGIDIEFSGKGANEKGVIIDMDEERIAELGLNADVLRFGQTVVKVDPKYYRPTEVELLIGDATKARQQLGWIPQYDLQALVTEMVMADLSLAKQDEHLQRSGYSTLNYFE; encoded by the coding sequence ATGAAAAAGGCTTTAATCACAGGTATAACCGGGCAGGACGGCGCATACTTAGCTGAATTTTTGCTTAAAAAAGGGTACGAGGTGCATGGTGTTAAGCGCCGGTCATCATTATTCAATACCGATAGAATAGATCATCTTTATCACGATCCGCATAAGCAGGGAGTAAACTTTCATCTGCATTACGGTGACCTGTCCGATTCTACCAATCTTATCCGCATCATCCAGGAAACTCAGCCTGATGAAATATACAATCTGGGTGCACAAAGCCATGTAAAAGTAAGTTTTGAGATGCCCGAGTATACTGCGAATGCCGATGGCGTTGGCGTACTGCGCATCCTGGAAGCTATCCGTTTGTTGGGCCTCAGCCAAAAAACACGCCTTTACCAAGCATCAACCTCAGAATTATACGGATTGGTGCAGGCTGTGCCGCAAAGCGAGACCACCCCTTTTTATCCACGCTCACCCTATGCAGTTGCTAAATTATACGGCTACTGGATCATCGTCAACTATCGCGAAGCATATGGTATATATGCCTGCAACGGCATTCTGTTTAATCACGAAAGCCCGGTACGCGGTGAAACCTTTGTTACCCGCAAAATTACCCGCGCGGTAACCAGAATTGCACTGGGTATGCAAAAGGTGCTTTACCTGGGGAACTTATCTGCTGAGCGGGATTGGGGGCATGCTAAGGATTACGTTGCTGCTATGTGGCTGATGCTGCAGCAGGAGCAGGCAGAAGACTATGTGATAGCCACCGGTGTAACCACTCCCGTTCGCGAGTTTGTACGCATGGCTTTTGGCGACCTGGGGATAGATATTGAATTTAGTGGCAAGGGAGCTAACGAAAAAGGGGTTATCATTGATATGGATGAAGAGCGCATTGCCGAACTTGGTTTAAATGCCGACGTTTTGCGTTTTGGGCAAACCGTTGTAAAGGTTGATCCCAAATACTACAGGCCAACAGAAGTGGAATTATTAATAGGCGATGCTACTAAAGCGAGGCAACAACTGGGTTGGATTCCTCAATATGATCTGCAGGCGCTGGTTACAGAAATGGTAATGGCAGATTTAAGCCTGGCCAAACAAGATGAGCACCTGCAACGCAGCGGGTATTCTACACTAAATTATT
- a CDS encoding ATP-dependent exodnase (exonuclease V) alpha subunit - helicase superfamily I member produces the protein MRKYLLLLLSLVSFNCAYSQEVTKKEEVVFQPGEQITYKLRYGIFTAAEAVIKVENSAQNFEGKPALRIYSTANTSGTFNLLFKVRNLYQTFIDPHTLLPYYYAEDRKEGGYKHTDKVTFDHEKNIITANNGKYPFKGNVFDFLSAYYFARNIDVANLKINQTLDLRYFLEDGIHTLTITYLGKEKISCGLGTFNCLKFNPTIIPGRIFKKNSKLYLWITDDKNRIPVKAHVELIVGSLVMDLTQASGLKYPLNPVKK, from the coding sequence ATGAGAAAATACCTTTTACTATTATTGTCGCTTGTAAGTTTCAACTGCGCCTACAGCCAGGAGGTAACCAAAAAGGAAGAGGTGGTTTTTCAACCGGGGGAGCAGATCACTTACAAACTGAGGTACGGTATTTTTACCGCCGCCGAAGCCGTTATAAAGGTAGAAAACAGCGCGCAGAATTTTGAAGGTAAGCCGGCTTTGCGCATTTACTCCACCGCCAATACTTCCGGCACCTTTAATCTGCTTTTTAAGGTACGTAACCTGTATCAAACCTTTATTGATCCGCATACGCTGCTACCTTATTATTATGCTGAGGACAGGAAGGAGGGGGGCTATAAGCACACCGATAAGGTAACCTTTGATCATGAAAAGAATATTATTACCGCCAATAATGGTAAATACCCTTTCAAGGGGAATGTATTTGATTTTCTATCGGCGTATTATTTTGCCCGCAATATAGATGTAGCCAACCTCAAGATAAATCAAACGCTGGATCTGCGTTATTTCCTCGAGGATGGTATTCATACCCTTACCATAACTTACCTGGGTAAGGAAAAGATTAGTTGCGGGTTGGGTACTTTTAACTGTTTAAAATTTAACCCAACAATTATCCCGGGCCGCATTTTCAAAAAGAATAGTAAGCTATATTTGTGGATTACCGACGATAAGAACCGGATCCCCGTAAAAGCGCATGTTGAACTGATTGTGGGGAGTTTAGTGATGGATCTTACACAGGCAAGCGGCTTGAAATATCCGTTAAACCCTGTAAAAAAATAA